A genome region from Christensenella minuta includes the following:
- the scfB gene encoding thioether cross-link-forming SCIFF peptide maturase — translation MVHLIEFCGKYAALDVESGSVHAIDKTAMSVLTFKNAGKTNEQIVNDLGEEAREALDEIEELERQGLLYSECEISGENAQFNTPVIKALCLLVAQDCNLRCSYCFADTGEYHGARALMDAETAKAAIDFLIGHSGGRRNLEVDFFGGEPLMNFDVVKQTVEYGRQQEKAHGKNIRFTLTTNAYHVTDEMADFINKEMKNVVISIDGRKEIHDKMRKNVAGKGSYDRVLENARKIVDGRKGQEYYVRGTYTAENLDFSNDVCAIADAGFDQISVEPVVTGESYAIRAEHIPQLKHEYEILAREYLKREKAGRGFNFFHFMIDLNSGPCLNKRLRGCGAGSEYLAVTADGNLYPCHQFAGMEDFYMGNVHDADVDQGIKKMFMDTHVFTKKGCSECWAKYYCSGGCAANAYHSTGDIRKPYEIGCETEKKRIETAIAIKVFEEDLL, via the coding sequence ATGGTTCATTTAATAGAGTTTTGCGGGAAGTATGCGGCGCTGGACGTGGAATCCGGGTCGGTGCACGCGATCGATAAGACCGCAATGAGCGTGCTTACATTTAAAAATGCGGGCAAGACAAACGAACAGATCGTAAACGACCTGGGGGAGGAAGCGCGCGAGGCGCTGGATGAGATCGAGGAGCTCGAGCGGCAGGGCCTTTTATATTCGGAATGCGAAATCAGCGGCGAAAACGCGCAGTTTAACACACCTGTGATTAAAGCGCTGTGCCTGCTTGTTGCGCAGGACTGCAACCTCCGGTGCTCTTACTGTTTTGCGGACACCGGGGAATACCACGGGGCGCGGGCGCTGATGGATGCGGAGACGGCAAAGGCGGCAATCGATTTTTTGATCGGGCATTCCGGCGGGCGCAGGAACCTCGAGGTTGATTTTTTCGGCGGCGAGCCGCTGATGAATTTTGATGTTGTGAAGCAGACCGTGGAATACGGAAGACAGCAGGAAAAGGCGCATGGCAAGAATATTCGCTTTACGCTGACGACAAACGCCTACCATGTGACGGACGAGATGGCGGATTTTATCAACAAAGAGATGAAAAACGTAGTCATCAGTATTGACGGGCGAAAAGAGATACACGATAAGATGCGTAAAAACGTCGCCGGAAAAGGCAGCTACGACAGGGTGCTGGAAAATGCGCGCAAGATCGTGGACGGGCGCAAAGGTCAGGAATACTATGTGCGCGGTACCTATACGGCGGAAAATCTTGATTTTTCAAACGACGTATGCGCAATTGCTGATGCGGGCTTTGACCAGATTTCCGTGGAACCGGTGGTAACGGGCGAGAGCTATGCAATCAGGGCGGAGCATATTCCGCAGCTGAAACATGAATATGAGATTCTGGCGCGCGAATACCTGAAGCGGGAAAAGGCGGGACGGGGATTCAATTTTTTCCATTTTATGATCGATCTTAATTCAGGTCCGTGCCTGAACAAGCGGCTCCGGGGATGCGGGGCGGGAAGCGAATATTTGGCGGTGACGGCCGACGGTAACCTTTATCCCTGCCACCAGTTTGCCGGTATGGAGGATTTTTACATGGGCAACGTCCATGATGCGGATGTGGACCAGGGAATCAAAAAGATGTTTATGGATACCCATGTTTTCACCAAAAAAGGATGCAGCGAATGCTGGGCGAAATATTATTGCTCGGGCGGGTGTGCGGCAAACGCATACCATTCCACCGGGGATATCAGGAAGCCATATGAAATTGGCTGCGAGACGGAAAAAAAGCGGATCGAGACCGCGATAGCGATCAAGGTTTTCGAGGAGGACTTACTATGA
- a CDS encoding SIR2 family NAD-dependent protein deacylase: protein MKNDYGKRLERAYKAVQNAEYILIGAGAGLSASAGLSYSGERFEKQFADFIKKYGVEDMYSATFYPYKTQEELWAYWARHIAANRWDVPALPLYKELLKLIQDRDYFVITTNVDAQFEKAGFSMERFFAIQGDYGFFQCAKGCHSKLYRNEAAVREMIENAVDLKIPSSLVPKCPICGGDMSVHVRKDEYFVENEVWRQNHTRYSDYIKKVLDKKLVLLELGVGYNTPGIIRFPFEQITYQNVDATLVRFNRDYPNGAKENIRRTVAFTEDIAPAIRTLLRCEGGHHYGTGKTS from the coding sequence ATGAAAAATGATTACGGCAAAAGGCTGGAACGGGCATATAAGGCGGTGCAAAATGCGGAATATATTTTGATAGGCGCGGGCGCGGGGCTATCCGCTTCGGCGGGATTATCCTATTCCGGTGAGCGGTTTGAAAAACAATTTGCCGACTTTATCAAAAAGTATGGAGTGGAAGATATGTATTCGGCAACCTTCTACCCATATAAGACACAGGAAGAGCTATGGGCGTATTGGGCGCGGCATATTGCCGCTAACAGATGGGACGTTCCTGCCCTGCCATTATATAAGGAATTGCTTAAACTGATACAAGACAGGGACTATTTCGTTATCACAACGAATGTGGACGCACAGTTTGAAAAAGCGGGGTTTTCCATGGAAAGGTTTTTCGCCATACAGGGCGATTACGGCTTTTTCCAATGCGCCAAAGGATGCCACAGTAAGCTATACCGAAATGAAGCCGCTGTGCGTGAAATGATAGAGAATGCTGTTGATCTGAAAATACCATCTAGCCTTGTTCCGAAGTGTCCGATATGCGGCGGGGATATGTCCGTGCATGTGCGGAAAGACGAATACTTTGTAGAGAATGAAGTGTGGCGCCAAAACCATACGAGGTACAGCGATTACATCAAAAAAGTACTGGATAAAAAACTCGTGCTGTTAGAGCTTGGCGTCGGCTATAATACACCGGGCATTATCCGTTTTCCTTTTGAGCAGATCACATATCAGAATGTGGATGCAACCCTTGTCAGGTTCAATCGGGATTATCCGAACGGTGCAAAGGAAAATATACGGCGCACGGTTGCTTTCACGGAAGATATTGCACCTGCCATACGCACATTACTACGCTGTGAAGGAGGACATCATTATGGAACAGGCAAAACGTCTTGA
- a CDS encoding gamma carbonic anhydrase family protein yields MITKVKGKTPQIDATAFVHKSAVVAGDVILKENASVWPCAVVRGDIGQPILIGKNSNVQDNSVLHTNDEEPLVIGDNVVVGHNANLHSCEIGEGSLIGIGAVVLDGVKIGKNCLVAAGALVTPNKEFPDGSMIMGSPAKATRTLGQKDIDYQRSLVEHYVNEAKEYLETEEEQ; encoded by the coding sequence ATGATTACAAAGGTAAAAGGGAAAACGCCGCAGATCGACGCAACGGCTTTCGTACATAAAAGCGCGGTGGTTGCGGGCGATGTTATATTGAAGGAGAATGCGAGCGTCTGGCCGTGTGCAGTCGTGCGGGGAGACATCGGGCAGCCGATTTTGATAGGGAAAAATTCCAATGTGCAGGATAACAGTGTGCTGCATACCAACGATGAAGAGCCGCTTGTGATCGGCGATAATGTTGTGGTGGGGCATAATGCGAATCTGCATTCCTGCGAGATCGGGGAGGGGTCCCTGATCGGCATCGGCGCGGTGGTGCTGGACGGCGTTAAGATCGGGAAGAACTGCCTTGTGGCGGCGGGGGCGCTTGTAACGCCGAACAAGGAATTCCCGGACGGAAGCATGATCATGGGGTCGCCTGCCAAGGCGACGCGGACGCTGGGGCAGAAGGATATCGATTATCAGCGCAGCCTCGTAGAGCATTATGTAAACGAAGCAAAAGAATATCTGGAGACGGAAGAAGAACAGTAA
- a CDS encoding winged helix-turn-helix transcriptional regulator, with translation MKKDLPACPVETTLLFLGEKWRVLILRDLMEGTKRFGELRKSVSGISQKVLTSNLRAMEEGGIVKRKVYAEVPPRVEYSLTETGKSLQPVLDSMTDWGMMYKAENGV, from the coding sequence ATGAAAAAAGATTTGCCTGCTTGCCCTGTGGAAACCACTCTTTTATTTTTGGGGGAAAAATGGCGCGTACTTATACTGCGGGATTTGATGGAAGGTACAAAACGTTTCGGGGAGTTGCGAAAGTCTGTAAGCGGCATTTCCCAAAAAGTATTGACTTCTAATCTACGAGCCATGGAAGAAGGCGGCATTGTGAAACGCAAAGTCTATGCGGAAGTACCGCCGCGCGTGGAATATTCGCTAACGGAAACGGGAAAAAGCCTGCAACCAGTTTTGGATTCTATGACAGACTGGGGTATGATGTATAAGGCGGAGAATGGAGTGTAA
- a CDS encoding protein-ADP-ribose hydrolase, with product MEQAKRLDYMLDYLVHEHPAEDIQIPNGYAQKRALLRSLVNIRPPKPVSEEFLSVQDAFLQEETKAKGSVRLEDIPPCPSDDRLYLWQGDITRLAVDAIVNAANSQLLGCFIPCHGCIDNAIHTAAGVQLRQNCFDIMQKQKHAEPTGSAKITSAYNLPSKYVIHTVGPIIHGDLTQEDCGLLAACYKSCLDIAAEHKLNSIAFCCISTGEFHFPNKEAAEIAVQTVKDYLRQNTASIDRIVFNVFKDMDFNIYKNLNKNRSNPIG from the coding sequence ATGGAACAGGCAAAACGTCTTGATTATATGCTGGATTATCTTGTGCATGAACACCCGGCAGAGGATATACAAATTCCTAACGGCTACGCACAAAAACGGGCGTTATTGCGTTCGCTTGTGAATATTCGGCCGCCCAAACCTGTTTCAGAGGAATTTCTTTCTGTACAGGATGCTTTCCTGCAGGAAGAAACAAAAGCGAAAGGCAGTGTCAGGCTGGAAGATATACCTCCCTGTCCATCGGACGATAGGTTGTACCTTTGGCAAGGTGATATTACCCGGCTTGCAGTTGACGCGATTGTAAACGCCGCTAACAGCCAGCTTTTGGGTTGCTTCATCCCTTGCCACGGTTGTATTGACAACGCCATTCACACGGCAGCGGGCGTACAGCTTCGGCAGAATTGCTTTGACATCATGCAGAAGCAAAAACACGCAGAGCCGACAGGCAGCGCAAAGATCACGAGCGCCTATAACCTGCCCAGCAAATATGTGATTCATACCGTTGGCCCAATCATTCACGGCGATTTGACACAGGAAGATTGCGGCCTGCTTGCGGCCTGCTATAAATCATGTCTTGATATAGCCGCCGAACATAAATTGAATAGTATTGCATTTTGCTGTATTTCCACAGGCGAATTTCACTTCCCGAATAAAGAAGCCGCAGAGATTGCAGTACAGACAGTAAAAGACTATCTAAGGCAAAACACGGCTTCGATAGATAGGATCGTGTTCAATGTTTTTAAGGATATGGATTTTAACATTTACAAAAATCTAAATAAAAACCGCTCAAACCCTATCGGTTGA
- a CDS encoding nucleoside hydrolase, with protein MKRNIIIDCDPGHDDAVALVLAARAAGLALMGVTVVAGNSGLANTVRNALNILAFAGAKDVPVYAGCGKPLERELLNQSGERIHGKDGLGDYRFDAEAERPQEKNAVDYLAETLNAAKEKVTLVCLGPLTNIAAAFRQCPECRRNVECLVIMGGAVYVPGNVTPAAEFNFYVDPEAAEIVMSSGCKIYLHPLDVTMRALFGKEEIEALRCSTSRLAQFVGSLLALYAGTYERELGFYACPVHDALCIGVLVEPTLVEYENTAIGVLTAGEMAGKCVPGAAGGNTWFGTKIDSGRFVKLVTDMVSAEE; from the coding sequence ATGAAACGGAATATTATTATCGACTGCGATCCTGGCCACGACGACGCGGTGGCACTTGTGCTTGCGGCGCGGGCGGCAGGCCTCGCGCTGATGGGTGTGACGGTGGTGGCGGGCAATAGCGGACTTGCGAACACCGTGCGCAATGCGCTCAACATACTTGCTTTTGCGGGGGCAAAAGACGTACCTGTGTACGCCGGATGTGGGAAACCGTTGGAACGGGAATTGCTGAACCAGTCCGGCGAGAGGATACATGGTAAAGACGGACTGGGGGACTACCGGTTTGATGCGGAGGCGGAGCGGCCGCAGGAAAAGAATGCTGTAGACTATCTGGCGGAGACATTGAATGCCGCAAAAGAGAAGGTTACGCTCGTGTGCCTCGGACCGCTGACCAATATTGCGGCGGCGTTCCGGCAATGCCCGGAATGCAGGCGGAATGTGGAATGCCTCGTAATTATGGGCGGGGCGGTGTACGTACCGGGCAACGTTACGCCCGCGGCTGAATTTAATTTCTATGTGGACCCTGAGGCGGCGGAAATTGTGATGTCGAGCGGGTGTAAAATCTATTTGCATCCGCTTGACGTGACGATGCGCGCTTTATTCGGGAAGGAAGAGATCGAAGCGCTCCGATGTTCAACAAGCAGGCTGGCGCAGTTTGTGGGGAGTCTGCTCGCGCTATATGCGGGGACCTACGAGCGTGAGCTTGGATTTTATGCCTGTCCGGTGCATGACGCACTGTGCATCGGCGTACTGGTGGAGCCCACACTGGTGGAGTATGAAAATACCGCAATCGGCGTCCTCACTGCGGGAGAGATGGCTGGGAAATGCGTGCCCGGTGCTGCCGGAGGGAACACATGGTTTGGCACGAAGATCGACAGCGGGAGATTTGTGAAGCTCGTGACAGATATGGTTTCGGCGGAAGAATAA
- the ku gene encoding non-homologous end joining protein Ku, whose translation MAKTQRSAISFGLVHIPAELYTVVQDNDIHFNQLAKDNHERVRYKKTCPSCKRELTSNDIVKGFEYEKGKYVVITDDDFEKIKTEKDRSIQIMFFTDFGKIDPIYYNRSYYVLPEKGGEKAFELLREAMYEEKKAAVGKTVLGNSETLLVLLPQKTGILMETLFYADEVKDIPRELPKTKVGKAELDMAKQLIETMNGEFRPEQYQDGYQQKLRELIEKKIEGQEIVAPGEEKESNIIDLMDALKASLGKDGQKNAKRATGK comes from the coding sequence ATGGCAAAAACGCAACGCAGCGCTATCTCATTTGGGCTGGTGCATATCCCTGCGGAACTATATACTGTTGTGCAGGATAACGATATCCATTTCAATCAATTGGCAAAGGATAATCATGAAAGGGTCCGGTATAAAAAAACGTGCCCTTCCTGCAAACGGGAACTGACCAGCAACGACATCGTGAAGGGGTTCGAGTATGAAAAGGGCAAATATGTTGTCATAACAGATGACGATTTTGAGAAAATCAAGACGGAAAAGGACCGGTCGATCCAAATTATGTTTTTTACCGATTTTGGAAAAATTGATCCGATTTATTATAACAGGTCCTATTATGTCCTGCCGGAAAAAGGTGGGGAAAAAGCATTTGAACTCCTTCGCGAGGCGATGTACGAAGAAAAGAAAGCGGCCGTGGGGAAGACTGTGCTGGGGAACAGCGAAACGCTGCTGGTGCTGCTTCCGCAAAAAACGGGGATCCTCATGGAAACCTTATTTTATGCCGATGAGGTGAAGGATATCCCCAGAGAATTACCTAAAACGAAGGTGGGCAAGGCGGAGCTTGACATGGCAAAGCAGCTGATTGAAACCATGAATGGGGAATTCAGGCCGGAGCAGTATCAGGACGGGTATCAGCAGAAGTTGAGAGAACTGATTGAGAAGAAGATCGAAGGACAGGAGATTGTAGCGCCGGGAGAGGAGAAGGAAAGCAATATCATCGATCTTATGGATGCGCTCAAGGCCAGCCTTGGAAAAGACGGACAAAAAAACGCGAAAAGGGCGACGGGAAAATAA
- a CDS encoding pirin family protein: protein MADRNIIKTVTGIHTQDGAGVNLVRVISGRDVEDFDPFLMLDAFDSKNPADYIKGFPWHPHRGIETVTYLIHGGIEHSDSMGNKGSICDGGCQWMTAGSGVLHQEMPQAADRMLGYQLWINLPRKDKMTEPKYFDITEDMITAVERGSATVRIIGGSFDGQDGRAQGGYVKADLLDVAVAPGGTLAFPTDAEKNVFVYLFEGSARFGDGKQLIPEKTAALFGHGDQFTVHAGPDGVRFAYFAGKPLKEPVSWGGPIVMNTPDELDEAFSELQDGTFIKHK, encoded by the coding sequence ATGGCAGACAGAAATATCATAAAAACCGTAACAGGGATCCATACACAGGATGGAGCGGGCGTGAATTTAGTGCGCGTCATCTCTGGACGCGACGTGGAGGACTTCGATCCGTTCCTCATGCTCGACGCGTTCGATTCCAAAAATCCCGCCGATTATATCAAGGGGTTCCCCTGGCATCCGCACCGTGGGATCGAAACCGTGACTTATCTGATTCACGGCGGTATCGAACACAGCGACAGCATGGGCAATAAAGGGAGTATTTGTGACGGCGGCTGCCAGTGGATGACGGCCGGAAGCGGCGTGCTCCACCAGGAGATGCCCCAGGCTGCGGACCGCATGCTTGGCTACCAGCTTTGGATTAACCTTCCCCGAAAAGATAAAATGACGGAGCCTAAGTATTTCGATATCACAGAGGATATGATTACCGCAGTCGAACGCGGCAGCGCGACCGTGCGTATCATCGGCGGGTCCTTCGACGGCCAGGATGGCCGGGCGCAGGGCGGTTACGTGAAGGCCGACCTGCTCGACGTTGCGGTCGCTCCCGGCGGGACGCTCGCGTTTCCAACAGATGCCGAAAAAAATGTATTTGTGTATCTCTTCGAGGGAAGCGCGCGCTTCGGGGATGGCAAGCAGCTTATCCCGGAAAAAACCGCGGCCCTGTTCGGCCACGGGGATCAATTCACCGTGCACGCCGGTCCCGACGGAGTCCGTTTCGCCTATTTTGCCGGGAAACCGCTCAAAGAACCGGTCTCATGGGGCGGCCCCATCGTAATGAATACGCCGGACGAACTCGACGAAGCGTTTTCCGAATTGCAGGACGGTACGTTTATCAAACACAAATAA
- a CDS encoding ATP-dependent DNA ligase, translated as MDVFEGKALRPMLIGKEGRPFDSGDYLYELKFDGERCLAYLDGSGTTLVNRQGGKVLQKVPELASLHRQASQKCILDGELVVAESGISGFEQMKQRWLTSNKAKIEILSKKVPVTFIAFDILYLQNDMLMDRELLERKILLEKALVENERLSVSKYIEKRGTEFFELASRKGLEGIVGKKMDSKYYPGRRTANWIKIKNIQDDDFVVCGYLKKLNHIISLVLGQYGPTGRLLYMGRATLRESQEDFSVIEGQKRTERQPFEEKLPDGMRNIVWIEPRLVCRVEFLNRTPGGGIRQPVYKGLRLDKKPREAVLPAPRSSRG; from the coding sequence ATGGACGTATTTGAAGGCAAAGCACTGAGGCCCATGCTTATTGGAAAAGAAGGCAGGCCGTTTGACAGCGGCGATTACTTGTACGAGCTTAAATTCGACGGGGAGCGGTGCCTTGCTTATTTAGACGGCAGCGGCACCACACTTGTCAACAGGCAGGGAGGAAAGGTGCTGCAGAAAGTACCTGAGCTCGCTTCGCTCCACAGGCAGGCCAGCCAAAAGTGTATCCTGGACGGAGAACTGGTTGTGGCGGAGAGCGGGATATCCGGTTTCGAGCAGATGAAACAGCGCTGGCTGACATCCAACAAGGCGAAGATAGAAATATTGTCAAAGAAAGTTCCCGTTACTTTCATCGCCTTTGATATTCTTTACTTGCAAAACGATATGTTGATGGACCGGGAGCTGCTGGAAAGGAAAATATTGCTTGAAAAAGCGCTTGTGGAAAACGAACGCCTGTCGGTCTCGAAATATATTGAAAAGCGCGGAACCGAATTTTTTGAATTAGCCAGCCGGAAAGGGCTGGAAGGGATTGTCGGCAAAAAAATGGACAGCAAGTATTATCCCGGCAGGCGAACGGCGAACTGGATCAAAATAAAAAACATACAGGATGATGATTTTGTCGTATGCGGCTACTTAAAAAAGCTGAATCACATTATAAGCCTTGTGTTGGGGCAGTATGGTCCAACAGGCAGGCTTTTATATATGGGACGCGCAACGCTCCGCGAATCGCAGGAAGATTTCTCGGTGATAGAAGGACAAAAGAGAACAGAACGGCAGCCCTTTGAAGAAAAATTACCGGACGGGATGCGAAATATAGTCTGGATCGAACCGAGACTGGTATGCAGGGTGGAGTTTCTGAACCGTACGCCGGGCGGCGGCATAAGGCAGCCTGTATATAAGGGACTTAGGCTGGATAAAAAACCGAGAGAAGCGGTTTTGCCAGCACCGCGGAGTTCGCGTGGATAA
- a CDS encoding NAD(P)-dependent oxidoreductase — protein MKIAVIGASGKSGSVITKEALARGHKVTGIVRDASKDVPAQAQKMTKDILALTYDDLKDYDAIVDAFGVWAEKDLPQHKTSLMHLADVLSGKPNRLLVVGGAGGLYVDPQHTTRVMDTPDFPDTFKPLAINMCAAFNELKTRNDVNWTYISPSANFDAEGARTGKYRAGGEELLVNSAGQSEISYADYAIAMVDEIENGEHIKERFTVVGG, from the coding sequence ATGAAAATTGCAGTAATCGGAGCAAGCGGAAAATCGGGTAGTGTTATAACAAAGGAAGCCCTTGCGCGGGGCCACAAGGTAACGGGAATCGTGCGGGATGCTTCAAAGGATGTACCCGCGCAGGCTCAAAAAATGACAAAAGATATTTTGGCCCTTACCTACGACGATCTGAAGGACTATGACGCGATTGTTGACGCTTTCGGCGTATGGGCGGAAAAAGATTTACCGCAGCATAAAACATCGCTCATGCACCTTGCGGATGTTTTGAGCGGCAAACCCAACCGCCTGCTCGTCGTTGGCGGCGCGGGCGGCCTGTATGTTGACCCACAGCACACTACCCGCGTCATGGACACACCGGACTTCCCGGACACGTTCAAACCCCTTGCAATAAACATGTGCGCGGCGTTTAATGAACTCAAAACCCGCAATGATGTGAACTGGACATATATCAGCCCATCCGCGAATTTTGATGCGGAAGGCGCGCGCACCGGCAAGTACAGGGCAGGCGGCGAAGAACTGCTTGTCAATTCCGCTGGACAAAGTGAAATCAGTTACGCGGATTACGCGATTGCTATGGTGGACGAAATCGAAAATGGCGAGCATATCAAAGAGCGTTTTACCGTTGTCGGCGGGTAA
- the putP gene encoding sodium/proline symporter PutP: MEFDWGVVISFIGYFVFVLLIGFYFYKKSSNLSDYMLGGRGLNPAVTALSAQASDMSGWLLMGLPGALYLSGMSEVWIGVGLAVGAYCSWLVVAKRLRQYSYVAGDSITVPQFFENRFKDEKGVLRLISSAVILVFFTFYVVSGFVSGGTVFTAVFPGMDYQAAMIICAAVIIVYTFMGGFKAVCWTDFFQGMLMLVAIFVVPLAAMGKLGGPTEAVNAANNIAPGFLDPFTNTDGTPLSPMVLISNLAWGLGYFGMPHIIIRYMAIKEPRMIKTSRRIATGWIVLALAGAVMVGIIGRVYLGDMFTDAAGAQTVFLVMAGKLFVPVIAGILLSAILAAVMSTADSQLLVASSAITADIYEKFTKKKPSEKKLMWIGRIGVIIIAVIAAVLARDPQTSIMSVVSFAWAGFGSAFGPIVLLALFWKRTTARGAIAGMATGFVISILWNQLWAGPTGLYEIVPGFLLALAVCVIVSLLDKKPSADIEKEFEEAKVSEA, encoded by the coding sequence ATGGAGTTTGATTGGGGCGTAGTTATCTCTTTTATTGGCTATTTTGTCTTTGTTCTGCTGATCGGGTTTTATTTTTATAAGAAATCATCCAACCTTTCAGATTATATGCTCGGCGGCAGGGGGCTCAATCCGGCGGTGACGGCGCTTTCCGCGCAGGCATCGGACATGAGCGGGTGGCTCCTGATGGGGCTGCCGGGGGCGCTGTATCTTTCCGGTATGAGCGAGGTATGGATCGGGGTCGGCCTCGCTGTGGGCGCATACTGCTCATGGCTGGTCGTTGCCAAACGCCTGCGCCAGTATTCCTATGTGGCGGGCGATTCAATTACGGTTCCGCAATTTTTTGAAAACCGCTTTAAGGATGAAAAAGGCGTCCTTCGCCTGATTAGTTCAGCGGTTATTCTGGTCTTTTTTACTTTTTATGTAGTCTCGGGATTTGTATCCGGCGGGACGGTATTTACGGCGGTCTTCCCCGGGATGGATTACCAGGCGGCGATGATTATCTGCGCAGCGGTCATCATTGTTTATACGTTTATGGGCGGATTTAAGGCTGTGTGCTGGACGGACTTCTTTCAGGGCATGCTGATGCTGGTGGCGATTTTTGTCGTGCCGCTTGCCGCTATGGGTAAGCTTGGCGGGCCTACGGAGGCGGTAAACGCGGCGAACAACATTGCGCCCGGGTTCCTCGACCCGTTTACCAATACGGACGGCACGCCGCTTTCGCCGATGGTGCTGATCTCAAACCTTGCATGGGGCCTCGGTTATTTCGGTATGCCGCATATTATCATCCGCTATATGGCGATCAAAGAACCGCGCATGATAAAGACCTCGCGGAGGATTGCCACGGGATGGATCGTACTTGCGCTTGCGGGCGCTGTGATGGTGGGTATCATTGGCCGGGTGTACCTCGGCGATATGTTCACGGATGCGGCGGGCGCGCAGACCGTGTTCCTGGTGATGGCAGGGAAGCTCTTTGTGCCTGTAATCGCGGGCATTCTGCTTTCGGCGATTCTTGCGGCCGTTATGAGCACGGCGGATTCCCAGCTGCTGGTTGCGTCTTCGGCGATTACGGCTGATATTTATGAGAAATTTACAAAGAAAAAACCTTCCGAAAAGAAATTGATGTGGATCGGGCGAATCGGTGTGATTATTATCGCGGTGATCGCGGCTGTGCTTGCACGCGATCCGCAGACCTCTATCATGTCGGTCGTTTCCTTCGCATGGGCGGGCTTCGGCAGCGCTTTCGGTCCGATCGTGCTACTTGCGCTGTTCTGGAAACGGACGACGGCGAGAGGCGCGATTGCCGGGATGGCGACCGGATTCGTGATTTCGATCCTGTGGAACCAGCTGTGGGCTGGACCGACAGGGCTGTATGAGATCGTGCCCGGCTTCCTGCTTGCGCTGGCGGTTTGCGTCATCGTGAGCCTGTTGGATAAAAAACCTTCTGCCGATATCGAAAAGGAATTCGAGGAAGCAAAAGTGAGCGAAGCGTAA